One Candidatus Eisenbacteria bacterium DNA segment encodes these proteins:
- the sppA gene encoding signal peptide peptidase SppA: protein MAKNRWILGCALLLGGTVATVALAFLVVHLALSGDQISLGSIGGRVGLVEVLGDISESESVVEQLERLGRDPSVHAIVIRIDSPGGGVAASQEIYEAVQKVRKQDKPVVASLAGVAASGGYYVACAADTIVANPGTLTGSIGVIMSFPNTEELFRKVGVKLEVIKTGQFKDVGSIWRPMTDEERELLQGVLTNVYDQFVDAIAEGRGMSRDRILPYADGRVFSGDQAQEYGFVDVLGDLDDAIDIAGELGGIGGKPSVVRKERRRVTLLDFLDEKMNLMGRVAGIRPSGPLLEYRLR from the coding sequence TTGGCGAAGAATCGGTGGATCCTGGGATGCGCGCTCCTGCTCGGCGGCACGGTCGCCACGGTCGCGCTGGCGTTCCTCGTGGTGCACCTCGCGCTGAGCGGCGATCAGATCTCGCTGGGATCGATCGGCGGACGCGTCGGCTTGGTGGAAGTCCTGGGGGACATCTCCGAGTCGGAGAGCGTGGTCGAGCAGCTGGAGCGGCTCGGCCGCGATCCCAGCGTGCACGCCATCGTGATCCGGATCGACAGTCCCGGCGGCGGCGTCGCGGCTTCGCAGGAGATCTACGAGGCCGTTCAAAAGGTGCGCAAGCAGGACAAGCCCGTCGTGGCCTCGCTCGCCGGGGTCGCCGCATCGGGCGGGTACTACGTGGCCTGCGCCGCGGACACGATCGTCGCGAATCCCGGCACGCTCACGGGCAGCATCGGCGTCATCATGAGCTTTCCGAACACCGAGGAGCTCTTCCGCAAGGTCGGGGTCAAGCTCGAGGTGATCAAGACGGGTCAGTTCAAGGATGTCGGATCCATCTGGAGGCCGATGACGGACGAGGAGCGGGAGCTCCTCCAGGGCGTTCTCACGAACGTGTACGACCAGTTCGTGGACGCCATCGCGGAAGGGCGGGGGATGAGCCGCGACCGCATTCTCCCGTACGCGGACGGCCGTGTCTTTTCCGGCGACCAGGCGCAGGAGTACGGATTCGTGGACGTGCTCGGCGACTTGGACGACGCGATCGACATCGCCGGCGAGCTGGGGGGGATCGGCGGCAAGCCCTCGGTCGTGCGCAAGGAGCGGCGCCGTGTCACGCTCCTGGATTTCCTGGACGAGAAGATGAACCTCATGGGCCGCGTGGCGGGCATCCGCCCCTCGGGCCCCCTGTTGGAGTATCGCCTGCGTTGA
- a CDS encoding HU family DNA-binding protein, with amino-acid sequence MTKADLVDEISTQTKISKSETATIVDQLLNAISRALSEGKHIEIRGFGTFKVRERKARKARNPRSGAEVMVPAKLVPVFKASNELKGAVRGD; translated from the coding sequence ATGACGAAAGCCGATCTCGTAGATGAAATCTCGACTCAAACCAAGATCTCGAAGAGCGAGACGGCGACGATCGTCGATCAGTTGCTGAACGCGATCTCGCGGGCGCTGAGTGAGGGGAAGCACATCGAGATCCGGGGGTTCGGAACCTTCAAGGTCCGGGAGCGCAAGGCGCGGAAGGCCCGGAACCCCCGATCGGGCGCCGAGGTGATGGTGCCGGCGAAGCTGGTGCCGGTGTTCAAGGCGTCGAACGAGCTCAAGGGCGCGGTTCGCGGCGACTGA